The nucleotide window ATCACCTCGTCCGCGCCGCCGCCGATCGAGGTCAGGCGACTGTCGCGATAGGCCCGGCTGACAGGCGTCTCGTTCATGAAGCCCATGCCGCCCCAATACTGCAGACAGGCGTCGGTGAGTTCGCGGCCAAGACGCCCGGCCTTGAGCTTGGCCATGGTAGCAAGCCGCGTCACGTCCTCGCCGGCAACAAGCGCTTCGCCGGCACGATAGATCAGCGAGCGCAGCAGTTCGACCTCTGTCTGCATTTCAGCAAGTTTGAAGTGCACGGTCTGGTTATCGAGGATCGAGCCGCCGAAAGCCTTGCGGTTGCGGGTATATTCGATCGTTTCGGCGATGATGTATTCATGCGCCTTGAGGCAGGCCGCCGCGCCCCACAGCCGCTCCTCCTGGAACTGGATCATCTGGTAGGTAAAGCCCTTGCCTTCCTCGCCGATCCGGTTGCGCTTGGGCACCCGGACATTGTCGAAGAAGATCTGCGCGGTATCGGACGAGCGCATGCCCAGCTTGTCGAGCTTGCGCGCCACCTGCACGCCCCTGGCTTTCATCGGCACGCAAATCAGCGACTTGTTGCGGTGGACCTGATCGTCGCTGGTGTTGGCGAGCAGGCAGATCCAGTCGGCCTGCACGCCGTTGGTGATCCACATCTTGCCGCCGTTGATGACGTAATCGTCCCCGTCGGAACGCGCACTCGTCTTGATCGAGGCGACGTCGGAACCGGCACCCGGCTCCGATACGCCGACACAGGCAACCGCATCGCCCGCAATCGCTGGCGCCAGAAATTCGTGGCGCACCTCATCGGAGCCGAACCGCGCCAACGCAGGAGTAGCCATATCGGTCTGCACCCCGATCGCCATCGGCACGCCACCGCATTTGATGGCGCCGAGTTCCTCGGCCATCATCAGCGCGTAGGAATAATCGAGTCCTTGGCCGCCGAACTCGACTGGCTTGTTGAGGCCGAGAAAGCCGAGGTCGCCAAGCTTCTTGAACAATTCATGCGCCGGGAAAATGTCGTTCTTCTCCCATTCGTCAACAAAGGGATTGATCTCGGCGGCGATGAATTTTTGCAGGATGCGGCGGGGTTCGTCGTGATCGGCGGTGAAGAGCATCGTTTCATTTTTCCTTCGTCATTCTGGGGCGTCCGCGAAGCGGGCGAACCACGATGCGCAATTGCGCATCTGAGAATCTCGGTTCACCAGCTCTGGATTCCGGGTTCGCGCTCCGCGCGCCCCGGAATGACGGTGCTTGCCTCACAATCCCATCTGCCGTGAAGCGAGATCTTTCATGATCTCCTCGGTGCCGCCGCCAATGGCGTTGACCTTGACCTCGCGGTAGATGCGCTCGACCTTGACGCCGCGCATGAAGCCGGCGCCGCCGAAAATCTGTACCGCCTCGGAGGCGCAGAACGCCATGGTTTGCGTGGCCTGGTTCTTCATCATGCAGATTTCGGCAACGGGGCTCTCGCCCTGCCCGAGCCGCCACGCCAGCATTTCCAGCATCGCCTGCGACGCCGCAACCTTCTGCGCCATATCCACGATCTTGTGACGAATCACCTGGTGCTGCGCGATCGGCTTGCCGAAGGTCTTGCGCTCCTTGGCATAGGCAATCGCCTCTTCGACGCAGACGCGGGCATAGGCCGTGCAGCTCGCCGCCATGCCCATGCGCTCGCTGTTGAAATTGCGCATGATGATCTTGAAGCCCTGGCCCTCCTCACCGATCAGGTTTTCTACCGGCACGCGGCACTCGTCGAAATGCAGCGTCGCGGTATCCGACGCCCACCAGCCCATCTTCTTGAGCTTCGTGCGCGACAGGCCCGGCGTATCGCCTTCGATCAGCAGGAGGCTGACGCCGCCCGGTCCCTCAGCGCCAGTGCGCACCGCAACGGTCAGATAATCGGCCCGCATGCCGGAGGTGATAAAAGTCTTCTCGCCGCTGACGACGTAATGATCGCCCTCGCGCCGCGCTTTGGTGCGGAGGTTGGCAACGTCGGAGCCGCCGCTCGGCTCCGTGATCGCGAGCGCCGAAATCTTCTGGCCCGCCAGCACCTGCGGCAGCACCCTCGCCTTGACCTCGGGCTTTGCAGCGTGCGCGATCGGCGGCGAACCGATGGTGTGGCTCATCAGGCTCGAGCTGACCCCGCCGGCGCCGGCGCGTGCCAGCTCCTGCGACGCCACGATTTTCATGAACTGGTCGGCAGGCACTCCGCCATATTCTTCCGGGAAGCCGAGCCCGAGCAGCCCGATCTCGGACGCCCTGCGATAGAGTTCGCGGGGAAACTCGCCGGCCTCGTCCCATTCATGAGCAAAGGGTTCGATCTCGCGCGCTACGAAGCGGCGCATCACATCGCGGAACGCTTCATGGTCCGCCGTATAGAACGGGCTTTGCACCATTGTACGCTCCAGCATGCTTTTCCTCCAGGGATCACGATGCCCCGATTTGGCCGGCGCAAACTTGCGTTGAGCGGCTGCGGCCAACTTGGCGCTGCGACCAGCTACACAACGCAAGACATTACGCCGATATGCCGGCTTCATCAGATAAAAATGAGATAAGATCGGCCGATATCAGGCGGCGCAAGACCGCCCTGCCCTGGAGGAAGCATGCCCTCGGTACGCTATTACGACTGGATCGCCCATTTCGGCCGCCGCACGCCGGGCAAGATTGCGGCCATCGACCTCGCGAGTGACCGCCGCCTCTCATACGCAGAGTTCGACGCCCGCATTTCGCGCCTGGCCACTCATCTGCGCGACAAGCTCGGCGTCAAGCGCGGCGACCGCGTGGCCGTGCTGGCACTGAACACGACAGATACGCTCGAAGTGCAGTTCGCCTGCGGCCGGTTAGGGGCGGTCTTCCTGCCGCTGAATACGCGGCTTACGGTTCCGGAATTGCAGTTCATCGTCGGCGATGCCTCGCCGACGGTCATGATCCACGACACCGACCTTGCGGAAGTCGCGCTGACGGTTGCCAAACTCTGCAACATTTCATCGGCGCTGCTGTTCGGCCCCGGCGGTTCCTATGAAGCGGCGATCACGGCTTCGAAGCCGCTCGAACGCTTCGAGAACATCACCCATGATGACATCTCGACCATCATGTATACCTCGGGCACCACAGGCCAGCCCAAGGGCGCGATCATCACCCACGGCATGACGTTCTGGAATTGCGTCAATCTTGGCGGCCCCGCCTATGTCTCGCCGTCGACCGTGCTGCTCACCGTCTTGCCGCTGTTCCACACCGGCGGGCTCAATTGCTACACCAACCCGGTGCTGCATGCCGGCGGCACTGTCCTGATCATGCGTGCGTTCGATCCTGGTCTGGCGCTGCAACTGATCAGCGATCCAGCATACGGCATTACACAATTCTTCGGCGTGCCGTCGATCTACCAATTCATGGCGCAGCATCCCTCGTTTGCGACAGCCGATTTCAGCCGCCTCGTGATCGGCGGCGTCGGCGGCGCGCCGATGCCGGTGCCGCTCCTGAAAGTATGGGAAGAGCGCGGCGTCGCTCTGCAGCAGGGCTACGGCATGACCGAGACGTCGCCGGCCGTGCTGGCGCTCGACCGCGAGGACGCCGCGCGCAAGGCCGGCTCGTCTGGCAAGCCGGTGCTGCATACGGAAGTGCGGATCGTCCGCCCCGACGGGACGGACGCGGATGTCGGCGAGCTCGGCGAACTCTGGGTCAAGGGGCCGAACGTCACGCCCGGCTACTGGAACCGGCCCGACGCCAACCAATCATCCTTCACCGACGGCTGGCTGCACACCGGTGACGCCACGCGCGTCGACGAGGAAGGCTTCTACTACATCGTCGACCGCTGGAAGGACATGTACATTTCCGGCGGCGAGAACGTCTATCCGGCCGAAGTCGAGAGCGTGCTGCATCAGCTCACCGCAATCGCGGAGGCTGCCGTTATCGGCATCCCCGATCAGCAATGGGGTGAGGTCGGCATGGCGATTGTCGCCGTGAAGCCCGGCCACACATTGACATCTGCCGAAATTCACGCCCATTGCGCCGCCAACCTGGCGCGCTTCAAATGCCCGCGGCTGATCGAGTTCGTCGATGCGCTGCCGCGCAATGCCACGGGCAAGATTCACAAGCCGACGCTGCGCAGGCAGTTCAACGCGCCCACAGCGACCGACAAGCTTGCGTCGTGATTATCCCGGCAGAAACAGCGCGAACGGCTCTTCCGTCGTTCGCCGCAAATGCTGGCGGTACTGCACGTAATTGGGATCATCGGCCGAAACCCGGCCGAAGGTCGGGCTCGCGACCATCTTGATCGGCAGATAGGCGATTGGCGCGGCGATCGGCGTCAGCGAGGAGCCGCGGCCTGCGAGCAATGTGGTGATGATGCCGTACATCTCGCCCGAAATCGCCAGCCGCGCCACCGTGATCAGGCGATGCTGGCCATGCCGGTTGGTGACGAGATAGATGTGGCCTGATTGGTTCGGCACCGCCACTTCGCCGAACTGGGTGAAGGCCGCATCCTGCCGCTCGCTCTCGTGAAACACCAGAGATGACGCCGCATTGTCCCAGGTGATCTCGGTGCGGTAGGCGAAGATCGCGTCCTTGTCGCCGAACGAAGGGCGCACCGTGACATAGGTCCCCTCGATCCAGGCGACCGCGCGGCGTGAATAGGCGCCGAGGTCATCGGGAGCGACCTCGCCATTGACGGCAGGCAAGGGCGCCGGCGCCTCTGGCGTCTTGCGCAAGGAAACGCCGAGCGCCTGCTCGAGCCGGACGGTGGTGGCGAGGGTGAACGGGCGGCGGCCGCCCAGCACTTTTTCCAGCGTCGAAAGGCTGAGTTTTGCGAGTTCGGCCAGAGACTGCCGGGAGATGCGGCGGCGGGCGATCTCCTCACGAATCGTGTCGGCAATCTGCCGGCTTTGTTCGGCAGAAAGCTGCTTGTCCGGCGTCGGCATCGTCACCCCTGCTTGCCTCCTTTGGGCATGATCTTTTCCGAAAACCGGTACCCACTTTTCGGGATCATGCTCAGTGTACCAGACGCACAATCCATCACAAACCCGCACAAAGGCGCCCCTACCGCGGCGGGCCGCGCTGGCCGGCGACCGAACAATGCCGATCATTCCGCTCGCGCCAAATCGCTGAATTCCACACCTTCAACGCGGCGAGATCGCCGTTCGGGAGTTAAGCGACATGACGACATGCGACGAAATTGAGGCCGACGAACGCAGCGAGCAGCCCAGCCTGATCAGGCTGGTACTGTTCTTTGTGATGCAAGGCGTTGCCGTAGTTCTGGTCGGGTTTGCGGCATTATTTGTGAGCTTCGAGCCTGTATGGTCGGCGGAGCGCCTGCAATCTAATTTCCTCAAGCCCGGCGATGCACGCGCCGGCTCACTGCTCCTCAAGATCGACGAGGGATATGCCGATGCGTCACGGCTCGGCGTCGACGTCGATCTCACCGTATCCGGCCCCACCGTCCGCGCCCGCGTCACCCAGATCTTCCGTAATCCTTCGAAAGACTGGGTCGAGGCGGTCTACGTCTATCCGCTCCCGGCAGGGGGCGCGGTCGATTCGCTGAAGATGGTAATCGGCGATCGCGTCGTGGTTGCCGACATCAAGGAGCGGCAGCAGGCGAAGGCGATCTATGAACAGGCGAAGCAGAATGGGCAGAAGGCGGCGCTGACCGAGCAGGAGCGGCCGAACATCTTCACCAATTCGGTCGCCAATATCGGCCCCGGCGAAACCGTGCTGGTGCAGATCGAATATCAGGAGCCGGTGCAGCAATCCGGCGACGCGTCCTCGCTGCGGGTGCCGATGGTGGTTGCCCCACGCTACAATCCCGCACCGGTCGTGCAGAGCGTCGATTTCCGGGCCGATGGCGGCGGCTGGGGTTCGGTCAAATCCGATCCCGTTCCGGATCGCGACCGCATCTCGCCCGAAGTGCTCGACTCTGCGACCAACGCGCCGGTCAACCCGACCCGCATCACGGTTCGGCTGCAGGCCGGCTTCCCGCTCGGCGAAATCAAGAGCCACCATCACGCGATCAAGACCGAGAAGCCGGACGCGAATACGAGCATTGTTCGATTGGCCGAAGGCCCGGTGCCGGCGGATCGCGATTTCGAACTGACCTGGAAGCCGGTGGCCGAGACGGCGCCCTCGGTCGGATTGTTCCGCGAGCGCGTCAGCGACAACGATTACCTGCTCGCCTTCGTCACGCCGCCGTCGGTCGAGCAGGCGCAGCAGAAGTCGCTGCCGCGCGAAGTGATCTTCGTGATCGACAATTCCGGCTCGATGGGCGGCGTCTCGATCATCCAGGCCAAGGCGAGCCTCATCTATGCGCTCGGGCGCCTGCAGCCCAATGATCGCTTCAACGTCATCCGGTTCGACCACACCATGGATGTGCTGTTCCCATCAGCCGTGCCGGCCGACAGCGAACATATCAACCGGGCGACTTCCTTCGTCGGCGCGCTGCAGGCCAATGGCGGCACAGAGATGGTGCCGGCGATGCGCGCGGCGCTGTCCGACAAGGCCGGCGATGCCAACTACGTCCGGCAGGTCGTCTTCCTGACCGATGGCGCCATCGGCAACGAGCAGCAACTATTCGAAACCATCAGCGCGCTGCGCGGCCGCTCGCGTATCTTCATGGTCGGCATCGGCTCAGCGCCGAACACCTACCTGATGACACGCGCAGCCGAGCTCGGCCGCGGCACCTTCACCCATATCGGTTCGGTCGAGCAGGTCGAAGAGCGCATGCGCGGGCTGTTCGTCAAGCTGGAGAATCCCGCGGTGACCAATCTGGTCGCAAAATTCTCCGACGCCAGCGCCGACATGACGCCGGCCGCGATTCCCGACGTCTACCGCGACGAGCCGCTGGTGCTCGCGGCCAAACTCGACAAGCTCGCCGGCTCGGTCGAGATCAAGGGCCGCATTGGCGATCGCCCGTGGACTGTCATCCTGCCGCTGGCAAACGCAGCCGAAGGCAAAGGCCTGTCCAAGCTCTGGGCACGCCGCAAGATCGCGGACGCCGAAGTCGCGCGCACTACACGGCAGTCGACGCCGGAAGATGCCGACAAGGCCATCCTCGCGCTGGCGCTGGAGCATCAACTCGTCACGCGGCTGACCAGCCTGGTCGCAGTCGACAAGACGCCGAGCCGTCCGCAGGGCGAGCCGCTCAAGGTCTCGGAACTGCCGATCAACCTGCCCGCGGGCTGGGATCTTGAGAAAGTATTCGGCGATCGCCCACGCGCTCCGGCAACGCCGATGGAACGGCGCGCGGATACGGAGGAGGCGCGGGTTCAGATTGCCGCGCTAAAGCGGGCTCACCCTGTCGTCACCCAGGTGCCGAGCACCGTCACGCTGCCGAGGACGGCGACGGACGCCGAACTGAAGATGATTGCGGGTGTGATCCTGCTCACGTTCAGCCTGATCGTCCTCGTGTTCAATCGACGTCAGATGTCACTGCGTTGACGTCGGCTGAAAGGAGGAGGGACCCCCGACCTCCTCTTTCCAGAGCGCGCGCGGCTTCCACCCGTCCCCCCAGAGCCGCGCGCGCCGCTTTTCTTTCTCAACCACCACGACCGTCATTGCGAGGAGCGAAGCGACGAAGCAATCCATCTATCCCAGCATGGAGAGCTGGCTTGCTTCGCGGAGCCTGTCATCGGGCGCGCATTCGCTCGATCCGTTGGCTCGCAATGACGGGCAGAGTGTCCCGATGTCCCGCTTCATCCTCCCTCTCCTTCTCGCACTCATCGGCCTGATCCTGTTCGGCCAAGGAGCGTACATTCACGCCAAGGCGCTGCTCGCACAGGTCCTGCTGGAGCGAGCCTTTGAGAAAACCATCGCAACCGGGCGTGAGACAAAGCCGTGGTCGTGGGCCGACACCTGGCCGGTCGCCCGTGTCGAGGTGAAGCGGATCGGTGCCAGCGCTATCGTGCTCGCAGGCAGCAGCGGACAGGCGCTCGCCTTCGGCCCGGGTCATGTCGAACAAACGCCCGACGCCGGCGAACGCGGCGTCGCTGTCTATTCGGCGCATCGAGACACGCATTTTGCCTTCTTGAAGAACGTCGTCGTCGGCGACGAGATCGACGTTACCAGACGTGACGGCCGGAGGTTCCGCTATCGGGTGGATACGACTTCGGTCGTGCGCTTCGATGCCTCCGG belongs to Bradyrhizobium icense and includes:
- a CDS encoding acyl-CoA dehydrogenase family protein; protein product: MLFTADHDEPRRILQKFIAAEINPFVDEWEKNDIFPAHELFKKLGDLGFLGLNKPVEFGGQGLDYSYALMMAEELGAIKCGGVPMAIGVQTDMATPALARFGSDEVRHEFLAPAIAGDAVACVGVSEPGAGSDVASIKTSARSDGDDYVINGGKMWITNGVQADWICLLANTSDDQVHRNKSLICVPMKARGVQVARKLDKLGMRSSDTAQIFFDNVRVPKRNRIGEEGKGFTYQMIQFQEERLWGAAACLKAHEYIIAETIEYTRNRKAFGGSILDNQTVHFKLAEMQTEVELLRSLIYRAGEALVAGEDVTRLATMAKLKAGRLGRELTDACLQYWGGMGFMNETPVSRAYRDSRLTSIGGGADEVMLMVLCKMMGTLPGVKQK
- a CDS encoding acyl-CoA dehydrogenase family protein encodes the protein MVQSPFYTADHEAFRDVMRRFVAREIEPFAHEWDEAGEFPRELYRRASEIGLLGLGFPEEYGGVPADQFMKIVASQELARAGAGGVSSSLMSHTIGSPPIAHAAKPEVKARVLPQVLAGQKISALAITEPSGGSDVANLRTKARREGDHYVVSGEKTFITSGMRADYLTVAVRTGAEGPGGVSLLLIEGDTPGLSRTKLKKMGWWASDTATLHFDECRVPVENLIGEEGQGFKIIMRNFNSERMGMAASCTAYARVCVEEAIAYAKERKTFGKPIAQHQVIRHKIVDMAQKVAASQAMLEMLAWRLGQGESPVAEICMMKNQATQTMAFCASEAVQIFGGAGFMRGVKVERIYREVKVNAIGGGTEEIMKDLASRQMGL
- a CDS encoding acyl-CoA synthetase, which codes for MPSVRYYDWIAHFGRRTPGKIAAIDLASDRRLSYAEFDARISRLATHLRDKLGVKRGDRVAVLALNTTDTLEVQFACGRLGAVFLPLNTRLTVPELQFIVGDASPTVMIHDTDLAEVALTVAKLCNISSALLFGPGGSYEAAITASKPLERFENITHDDISTIMYTSGTTGQPKGAIITHGMTFWNCVNLGGPAYVSPSTVLLTVLPLFHTGGLNCYTNPVLHAGGTVLIMRAFDPGLALQLISDPAYGITQFFGVPSIYQFMAQHPSFATADFSRLVIGGVGGAPMPVPLLKVWEERGVALQQGYGMTETSPAVLALDREDAARKAGSSGKPVLHTEVRIVRPDGTDADVGELGELWVKGPNVTPGYWNRPDANQSSFTDGWLHTGDATRVDEEGFYYIVDRWKDMYISGGENVYPAEVESVLHQLTAIAEAAVIGIPDQQWGEVGMAIVAVKPGHTLTSAEIHAHCAANLARFKCPRLIEFVDALPRNATGKIHKPTLRRQFNAPTATDKLAS
- a CDS encoding helix-turn-helix domain-containing protein produces the protein MPTPDKQLSAEQSRQIADTIREEIARRRISRQSLAELAKLSLSTLEKVLGGRRPFTLATTVRLEQALGVSLRKTPEAPAPLPAVNGEVAPDDLGAYSRRAVAWIEGTYVTVRPSFGDKDAIFAYRTEITWDNAASSLVFHESERQDAAFTQFGEVAVPNQSGHIYLVTNRHGQHRLITVARLAISGEMYGIITTLLAGRGSSLTPIAAPIAYLPIKMVASPTFGRVSADDPNYVQYRQHLRRTTEEPFALFLPG
- a CDS encoding marine proteobacterial sortase target protein — encoded protein: MTTCDEIEADERSEQPSLIRLVLFFVMQGVAVVLVGFAALFVSFEPVWSAERLQSNFLKPGDARAGSLLLKIDEGYADASRLGVDVDLTVSGPTVRARVTQIFRNPSKDWVEAVYVYPLPAGGAVDSLKMVIGDRVVVADIKERQQAKAIYEQAKQNGQKAALTEQERPNIFTNSVANIGPGETVLVQIEYQEPVQQSGDASSLRVPMVVAPRYNPAPVVQSVDFRADGGGWGSVKSDPVPDRDRISPEVLDSATNAPVNPTRITVRLQAGFPLGEIKSHHHAIKTEKPDANTSIVRLAEGPVPADRDFELTWKPVAETAPSVGLFRERVSDNDYLLAFVTPPSVEQAQQKSLPREVIFVIDNSGSMGGVSIIQAKASLIYALGRLQPNDRFNVIRFDHTMDVLFPSAVPADSEHINRATSFVGALQANGGTEMVPAMRAALSDKAGDANYVRQVVFLTDGAIGNEQQLFETISALRGRSRIFMVGIGSAPNTYLMTRAAELGRGTFTHIGSVEQVEERMRGLFVKLENPAVTNLVAKFSDASADMTPAAIPDVYRDEPLVLAAKLDKLAGSVEIKGRIGDRPWTVILPLANAAEGKGLSKLWARRKIADAEVARTTRQSTPEDADKAILALALEHQLVTRLTSLVAVDKTPSRPQGEPLKVSELPINLPAGWDLEKVFGDRPRAPATPMERRADTEEARVQIAALKRAHPVVTQVPSTVTLPRTATDAELKMIAGVILLTFSLIVLVFNRRQMSLR
- a CDS encoding class GN sortase → MSRFILPLLLALIGLILFGQGAYIHAKALLAQVLLERAFEKTIATGRETKPWSWADTWPVARVEVKRIGASAIVLAGSSGQALAFGPGHVEQTPDAGERGVAVYSAHRDTHFAFLKNVVVGDEIDVTRRDGRRFRYRVDTTSVVRFDASGIDPLAGGHELVLSTCWPFDALTQGPERYLVHATMIGPVSNTH